Proteins encoded by one window of Candidatus Nitrosocosmicus hydrocola:
- a CDS encoding 6-bladed beta-propeller, translated as MSINKSIIILASIFMTFFIGLGYSNPSQAFAQNLNFTYYTSWGSAGEEDGQFDGQNDVDFFNGKVFVPDYANHRIQIFDPEGNFISKFGEGGEGDGQFHKASALSMDSEGNIYVADQFNYRIQKFDNNGTFLAKWGSEGEGDGQFLHPHVPANDATGKLFVTDRDHPSVQVFSTDGEFLYRWGSEGEGDSQLSNPESSIVDSLGNVYIADYGNDRIQKFSNDGTYLSQWGTKGVANGEFQGPSGLSIDSNDNIYVTDKNNNRVQVFTSNGEYITQFGGADAGEGQLLDPEGVGVDKDSGTVYVADTGNTRIVVFKPS; from the coding sequence GTGAGTATAAACAAGAGTATTATTATTTTAGCGTCAATTTTCATGACATTCTTCATTGGTTTAGGATATAGCAATCCTAGTCAAGCATTTGCACAGAATCTTAATTTTACATACTATACCAGTTGGGGTTCAGCGGGAGAAGAAGACGGACAGTTTGATGGTCAAAATGACGTTGACTTTTTTAATGGTAAAGTTTTTGTACCCGACTATGCAAATCATAGAATTCAAATATTTGATCCCGAAGGTAATTTCATTTCCAAATTTGGAGAAGGTGGTGAAGGGGATGGTCAATTTCACAAAGCATCAGCACTATCCATGGATTCAGAAGGCAACATCTATGTAGCAGACCAGTTTAATTACAGAATCCAAAAGTTTGATAACAATGGTACTTTTTTGGCAAAATGGGGCTCTGAAGGCGAAGGCGATGGTCAATTCTTACACCCGCACGTCCCGGCAAACGATGCTACTGGTAAACTGTTTGTAACCGACAGGGATCATCCGAGCGTACAAGTATTTTCTACCGATGGTGAATTTCTTTATCGATGGGGCTCTGAAGGCGAAGGCGATAGTCAGCTTTCAAATCCAGAAAGTTCTATAGTAGATTCCCTAGGCAATGTCTATATAGCAGATTATGGCAATGATAGAATTCAAAAGTTTAGCAACGATGGTACGTATTTATCCCAATGGGGAACAAAAGGAGTTGCCAATGGTGAGTTCCAAGGACCATCTGGCCTTTCTATAGATAGTAACGATAATATATATGTTACCGACAAGAATAACAATCGAGTGCAAGTATTTACAAGCAATGGTGAATATATTACACAGTTTGGAGGTGCAGATGCTGGCGAAGGACAATTGCTTGATCCAGAGGGTGTAGGAGTAGACAAGGATTCTGGGACAGTTTATGTAGCAGATACAGGAAACACTCGAATCGTTGTTTTTAAACCATCATAA
- a CDS encoding matrixin family metalloprotease — MLARGDDDDDDDDDDDDDDFSDKDIIEICCTWGYELADGVLTYAIDSDDDNDDLMDSVRSAVATWNGELNGIRLVEIDDSDEDIKISFKNDGKKIAGKTVNYFDRFGFIRQSEIIVSEESYDRDFSSSQIEQITLHELGHVLGLEHANFRGNLMTERVDIGSTTISSCEIQAVNIANSWKLNGGNTMYLPEEKYIEC; from the coding sequence ATGCTTGCGCGGGGTGACGATGATGACGATGATGACGATGATGACGATGATGACGATTTTTCAGATAAAGACATAATAGAGATTTGTTGCACATGGGGTTATGAATTAGCAGATGGGGTTCTTACTTATGCAATTGACAGTGATGATGACAATGATGATCTTATGGATTCCGTGAGAAGCGCGGTAGCTACTTGGAATGGCGAATTAAATGGGATAAGGTTAGTTGAAATTGATGACAGTGATGAGGATATTAAAATTTCATTTAAAAATGACGGCAAGAAAATAGCAGGAAAGACGGTAAATTATTTTGATCGATTTGGATTCATTCGACAATCAGAAATCATAGTATCTGAAGAATCTTACGACAGAGACTTTAGCTCATCTCAAATTGAGCAAATTACTCTACATGAACTTGGTCATGTTTTGGGCTTGGAGCACGCAAATTTTAGGGGGAATTTGATGACTGAGAGAGTGGACATTGGAAGTACCACAATATCTTCTTGTGAGATTCAAGCAGTCAATATTGCTAACTCTTGGAAGTTAAACGGAGGCAATACAATGTACCTACCAGAGGAAAAGTACATCGAATGCTAG
- a CDS encoding response regulator, protein MNQPNFESPIYYNNMMRKNESQSIKSNATIIDPTQITFINCTHKYCICFVDIIDSTKSTNDMIRSDMIQGYYSIFLNTMSNIIRTHNGRVIKNSGDGLLYYFPRTVNPDNEAAFQDVLECGLSMIDVNNSLNSNLNSQGLSPVSYRISANYGKVELAFSLNSHNVDLFGPPVNVCSKINRFATSKQMIIHRDLLQVIKEIPAFKEYNFRVIDCIDEYDRNNSKPLYQTYSVHRIEDSNEKTAIELNKKKKLLEDQRLQENLPNSAFNILLIDDDEDILFAFNSIISSEGYNVTTFSSSSRALSHFSDKNPYFYHLVIMDIRMPELNGIKLYAQLKILNPDVKVIFLSALNALDEVLSIFPEIKYSEIVRKPIEPETLLLNIKSILRKLK, encoded by the coding sequence ATGAATCAACCTAACTTTGAATCGCCTATTTATTACAACAATATGATGAGAAAAAATGAGAGTCAATCCATTAAATCGAATGCAACCATTATAGACCCGACTCAAATTACTTTCATCAATTGCACTCACAAATATTGTATATGCTTTGTTGACATAATTGATTCAACGAAAAGTACAAACGATATGATACGTTCTGACATGATTCAAGGATACTATTCCATTTTTCTTAATACGATGTCGAACATAATTAGGACTCATAATGGCAGAGTTATCAAGAATTCTGGAGATGGGTTATTATATTATTTTCCAAGAACAGTAAATCCTGATAACGAAGCGGCTTTTCAGGATGTACTTGAATGCGGCCTATCTATGATTGATGTAAATAATTCTTTAAATAGTAACCTAAACAGCCAGGGATTATCTCCAGTCAGCTATAGAATTAGTGCTAATTATGGTAAAGTCGAATTAGCCTTCTCTCTTAATTCTCATAATGTGGACCTTTTTGGTCCTCCTGTAAATGTCTGCTCAAAAATCAATCGCTTTGCTACATCCAAACAAATGATAATTCACCGAGATTTGTTACAAGTCATTAAGGAAATTCCTGCTTTCAAAGAATACAACTTTAGAGTCATAGATTGCATAGATGAATATGATCGCAATAACTCAAAACCGCTATACCAAACATACTCCGTACATCGTATCGAAGATAGTAACGAGAAGACAGCCATTGAACTCAACAAAAAGAAAAAACTCCTTGAAGATCAACGGCTGCAAGAAAATCTTCCAAACTCTGCTTTTAATATTCTTTTAATTGATGATGATGAAGACATATTGTTCGCATTTAATTCCATAATCTCGAGTGAAGGCTATAATGTAACTACATTTTCTAGTTCATCACGCGCACTTAGTCACTTTTCTGATAAAAATCCATACTTTTATCATCTTGTCATAATGGACATTCGAATGCCCGAATTAAATGGAATAAAGTTATACGCTCAATTAAAAATTCTAAACCCTGACGTCAAAGTGATATTTCTCTCGGCTTTAAACGCCTTGGACGAAGTTTTAAGCATTTTCCCTGAAATAAAATACAGTGAAATCGTTCGAAAACCTATAGAACCTGAAACATTGCTATTAAACATTAAATCGATTCTACGAAAGCTAAAGTAA
- a CDS encoding sensor histidine kinase, translated as MEWYNTTYNDEKSGRFGLIGNSSNINVDKCFKVLDIFSNKVFLKYTLIPSIPLLLLAVITVDPYLWVGSELHHFYIELFAVILSGVIAFYYILHARNLNDKFSLFIGIGFAVSASIDLLHVAVSYGLMEHVDFLKYFIPQTWFAGRIFLSSMLLVAIAKYSFLFPDEKVARKVNENVRKYDRITNTRSFSDNEQERKNEDKLQKNLIIYLIFLGAIAGSIAVVSFVMIFPASVLDEYSIHRPYEIPPLVLFVLALFFFYKKKLYLKKDVIYKGILIYLIIDIFSQIIMSYSIQSFDTAHNVAHVLKDLGYFVNIIALAISGIRYTINLRERNELIQSQYEQIKESEKLKDEFINIAAHELRTPIQPILALSIFLYNKNGTIEEYKEHIEIIIKNSKRLQKLSEEILDAARIESRTLNLNLEKFDIISVMHTMIRDYANQINCDNVTIKFFHENTEIDLDLEIDNLKRSLFIYADKNRINQVVSNVLINSIKFTKQGNIDVGVRKGDNRIFVRIKDSGPGIDRDILPRLFDKFVTGSPSGTGLGLYICRNIIEAHGGIIWAENNDENKGATFTFTLPIVSTH; from the coding sequence ATGGAGTGGTACAATACTACATACAATGATGAAAAAAGTGGAAGATTTGGTTTGATTGGTAATTCTTCTAATATTAATGTGGATAAATGTTTTAAAGTCCTCGATATATTTTCAAATAAAGTATTTCTAAAGTATACCTTAATTCCATCTATCCCTCTTTTATTACTAGCTGTAATCACAGTTGATCCTTATTTATGGGTCGGCTCGGAATTACATCACTTTTACATTGAATTGTTTGCTGTAATTCTTTCAGGTGTTATAGCATTTTATTACATATTGCATGCCCGGAATCTAAATGACAAATTCAGTCTCTTCATAGGAATAGGTTTTGCTGTTAGTGCTTCCATTGATCTACTTCATGTTGCCGTCTCATATGGACTAATGGAACATGTAGATTTCTTGAAATATTTTATCCCACAGACGTGGTTTGCCGGTAGAATATTTCTAAGCAGCATGCTGTTAGTAGCAATTGCAAAGTATTCATTTTTATTTCCAGATGAAAAGGTGGCGAGAAAAGTTAATGAAAATGTAAGGAAGTATGATAGAATCACAAACACCAGATCCTTTTCAGACAATGAGCAAGAAAGAAAGAACGAAGACAAACTACAAAAAAATTTGATTATTTATTTGATTTTCCTTGGCGCCATAGCAGGTAGTATCGCTGTGGTTTCCTTCGTAATGATATTTCCTGCTAGTGTGTTAGATGAGTATTCGATTCATAGGCCGTACGAAATTCCCCCACTTGTTCTCTTCGTACTTGCATTGTTCTTTTTTTACAAAAAAAAACTGTATTTAAAAAAGGACGTAATATACAAAGGGATCTTAATCTATCTCATCATTGATATTTTTTCACAAATTATTATGTCTTACTCTATTCAGTCATTTGACACCGCCCATAATGTTGCACATGTTCTAAAGGATTTGGGATATTTTGTCAACATAATAGCGTTGGCAATTTCAGGCATCCGCTACACAATTAACTTGCGTGAAAGAAATGAATTAATCCAAAGTCAATATGAGCAAATCAAAGAATCAGAAAAGTTAAAAGATGAATTCATAAATATTGCTGCTCACGAATTACGCACACCAATACAACCAATATTGGCTCTTTCAATTTTCCTTTACAATAAAAATGGTACTATAGAAGAATATAAAGAACATATAGAGATAATTATTAAGAATTCTAAACGACTTCAAAAATTATCCGAAGAGATACTGGATGCTGCTCGGATTGAGAGTCGAACTCTAAATCTAAATTTAGAAAAATTTGACATTATTTCAGTAATGCATACCATGATTAGAGATTATGCTAATCAGATAAATTGTGACAACGTTACTATAAAGTTTTTCCATGAAAATACCGAAATAGACCTAGATTTAGAAATAGACAATTTGAAGAGGAGTTTATTCATATATGCAGACAAGAATAGAATTAATCAAGTAGTGTCCAATGTGTTGATAAATTCGATAAAATTTACTAAACAAGGAAACATTGATGTGGGTGTAAGAAAAGGTGACAATCGTATATTTGTAAGAATAAAAGATTCCGGTCCTGGGATAGACCGGGATATATTACCTAGGTTATTTGATAAATTTGTTACTGGCTCTCCATCGGGGACGGGGCTTGGCTTATACATTTGTAGGAATATAATAGAAGCTCATGGTGGAATTATTTGGGCAGAGAATAATGACGAAAATAAAGGTGCAACGTTTACTTTTACATTGCCCATCGTTTCTACTCATTAG